Proteins encoded within one genomic window of Amycolatopsis sp. 2-15:
- the nthA gene encoding nitrile hydratase subunit alpha: MAAHTHEGAHEHEDPHAPIEAAAGEPDYFDVLQMAVRELMVEKGLIGAGEVRAMIETLDAHEPSRGAALVARAWSDPGFKERLLADGTAAIVEFGIDNYDGTKLIVLEQTPDTHNLVVCTLCSCYPRPVLGLPPDWYKSRPYRARAVREPRALLAEFGTEVPDEVAIRVHDSTANMRYLVLPMRPEGTEGWSEEDLAELVTRDAMIGVTTAREP; encoded by the coding sequence GTGGCCGCACATACGCATGAAGGCGCGCACGAGCATGAGGATCCGCATGCGCCGATCGAGGCGGCTGCGGGGGAGCCGGATTATTTTGATGTGCTGCAGATGGCGGTTCGTGAGTTGATGGTCGAGAAGGGTTTGATCGGGGCGGGTGAGGTCCGTGCCATGATCGAGACGCTGGATGCGCATGAGCCGTCTCGTGGTGCTGCTTTGGTGGCGCGGGCGTGGTCTGATCCGGGGTTCAAGGAGCGGTTGCTGGCTGATGGTACGGCTGCGATCGTGGAGTTCGGGATCGACAACTATGACGGTACGAAGCTGATCGTTTTGGAGCAGACGCCGGATACGCACAATCTGGTGGTGTGCACGTTGTGTTCGTGTTATCCGCGTCCGGTGCTGGGTTTGCCGCCGGATTGGTACAAGAGTCGTCCGTATCGTGCTCGTGCGGTGCGGGAGCCGCGGGCGTTGTTGGCGGAGTTCGGTACCGAGGTTCCTGACGAGGTCGCGATCCGGGTGCATGACAGCACGGCGAACATGCGTTATCTCGTGCTTCCGATGCGGCCGGAGGGCACGGAGGGGTGGAGTGAAGAGGATCTGGCCGAGCTGGTGACCCGGGACGCGATGATCGGCGTGACCACGGCCCGCGAGCCGTGA
- a CDS encoding FAD-dependent oxidoreductase: protein MDDMHFDLVVIGFGKGGKTLAAALGKLGKRVAMIEQSAAMYGGTCINIGCVPTKSLVHHAEHPGAGTPPERHRQAVEATRALTAAMRGKNFAMLDTIDTVTVITGKATFLDPKTVRVAAGEDVLRVTAETIVINTGAVPTVPAIPGLRESTRLLTSTDLIDLDHLPKHLAILGGGYVGVEFASTYAQFGSAVTVLDAAPRIMPREDEDIAAAATAILRGAGVEFVSDAHVTGVRDIDNGVEITYEIDGQTHTLAADEVLAATGRTPATEGLGLDRAGVRTTETGAVEVDEHLRTSQPHIFAIGDVNGGPQFTYISLDDYRIVADQLLGGGKRSTRDRKFIPYTVFMSPALSRAGLTEREAVARGLPVKVVEKAIADIAAMPRSKIVGETRGLMKFVVDRETDLILGATLLGVDSQELINLVTLAMRHDVTATELRDSVYTHPSSSEAFNEVLGTPPVRTH, encoded by the coding sequence ATGGACGACATGCACTTCGACCTGGTGGTCATCGGCTTCGGCAAGGGCGGCAAGACGCTGGCCGCGGCTCTGGGGAAGCTCGGCAAGCGAGTCGCGATGATCGAGCAGTCCGCGGCGATGTACGGCGGGACCTGCATCAACATCGGCTGCGTGCCCACCAAGTCGCTCGTCCACCACGCCGAGCACCCCGGTGCCGGCACCCCGCCCGAGCGCCACCGCCAGGCGGTCGAGGCCACGCGCGCGCTCACCGCGGCCATGCGCGGGAAGAACTTCGCCATGCTCGACACGATCGACACTGTCACCGTGATCACCGGCAAGGCGACGTTCCTCGACCCCAAGACCGTGCGGGTCGCGGCGGGGGAGGACGTCCTGCGCGTCACGGCGGAGACGATCGTGATCAACACCGGCGCCGTGCCGACGGTCCCGGCCATCCCGGGCCTGCGCGAGAGCACCCGGCTGCTGACCAGCACCGACCTGATCGACCTCGACCACCTGCCGAAGCACCTGGCCATCCTCGGCGGCGGGTACGTCGGCGTGGAGTTCGCCTCGACATACGCCCAGTTCGGCAGCGCGGTCACGGTACTCGACGCCGCGCCGCGGATCATGCCGCGCGAGGACGAGGACATCGCCGCGGCGGCCACCGCCATCCTGCGCGGGGCCGGGGTCGAGTTCGTCTCCGACGCCCACGTGACCGGCGTCCGCGACATCGACAACGGCGTGGAGATCACCTACGAGATCGACGGTCAGACGCACACGCTCGCGGCCGACGAGGTGCTGGCCGCGACCGGCCGCACGCCCGCGACCGAGGGCCTGGGCCTGGACCGTGCCGGCGTGCGCACCACTGAGACCGGTGCCGTCGAGGTCGACGAGCACCTGCGCACCAGTCAGCCGCACATCTTCGCGATCGGCGACGTCAACGGCGGCCCGCAGTTCACCTACATCTCACTCGACGACTACCGCATCGTGGCCGACCAGCTCCTCGGCGGCGGCAAGCGGTCCACCCGGGACCGGAAGTTCATCCCGTACACGGTGTTCATGAGCCCGGCGCTCTCGCGCGCGGGCCTCACCGAGCGCGAGGCCGTGGCCCGCGGGCTGCCGGTGAAGGTCGTGGAGAAGGCCATCGCCGACATCGCCGCCATGCCGCGGTCCAAGATCGTCGGCGAAACGCGGGGGTTGATGAAGTTCGTGGTGGACCGCGAAACCGACCTGATCCTGGGCGCGACGCTGCTGGGCGTCGACTCGCAGGAGCTGATCAACCTCGTCACGCTCGCGATGCGCCACGACGTGACCGCGACCGAGCTGCGCGACTCCGTCTACACACACCCCTCGTCGTCGGAGGCCTTCAACGAGGTCCTCGGCACGCCGCCGGTCCGGACGCACTGA
- a CDS encoding MarR family winged helix-turn-helix transcriptional regulator → MVLAYLDPGGLRATELARLSGQAKQAIGLLVDELEALGYVYRRPDPGDRRAKLVCPTERGLDQMRTADRIMASMQDRHARRVGRESYAEFKRVFMDVAVHQRRTVSSD, encoded by the coding sequence GTGGTACTGGCCTACCTCGATCCGGGTGGTCTCCGCGCGACCGAGCTGGCGCGGCTCTCCGGCCAGGCGAAACAGGCGATCGGCCTGCTCGTGGACGAACTGGAGGCACTGGGCTACGTGTACCGCCGGCCCGACCCCGGCGACCGCCGGGCCAAGCTCGTCTGCCCGACCGAACGCGGCCTCGACCAGATGCGCACGGCCGACCGCATCATGGCGAGCATGCAGGACCGCCACGCCCGCCGCGTGGGCCGCGAGTCCTACGCCGAGTTCAAGCGCGTGTTCATGGACGTCGCGGTGCACCAGCGGCGCACCGTCTCCTCGGACTGA
- a CDS encoding flavin reductase family protein, with protein MTSSTPPSPGAALGSARSMSAPVHLAGYGVDADRFRGLAASLPTSVSVITTTAEDGSPIGMTSGTVCSLSCEPPLLLVCLGKASRTLQAIRDRGRFGVNVLDSNGSEISAHFASRVEDKFATTGWRRGRHGSPVLADAVVAFLECELYQVVDGGDHAIVVGLIMDGEHTDASPLVYFRRSYSGFGESGA; from the coding sequence ATGACTTCTTCGACTCCGCCCTCGCCGGGTGCGGCATTGGGTTCGGCCCGGTCGATGTCCGCCCCCGTCCACCTCGCCGGTTACGGCGTGGACGCCGACCGGTTCCGCGGCCTGGCCGCCTCGCTCCCGACCTCGGTCAGCGTCATCACCACGACCGCCGAGGACGGCTCACCGATCGGCATGACGTCGGGCACGGTGTGCAGCCTGTCGTGCGAACCGCCGCTGCTGCTGGTGTGCCTCGGCAAGGCTTCGCGGACGCTGCAGGCGATCCGCGACCGCGGGCGCTTCGGCGTGAACGTGCTGGACAGCAACGGTTCCGAGATTTCCGCGCACTTCGCGAGCCGTGTGGAGGACAAGTTCGCCACCACGGGCTGGCGCCGGGGCCGGCACGGCTCGCCGGTCCTGGCGGACGCCGTGGTGGCGTTCCTGGAGTGCGAGCTCTACCAGGTGGTCGACGGCGGGGACCACGCCATCGTCGTCGGGCTCATCATGGACGGGGAACACACGGACGCGTCGCCGTTGGTGTATTTCCGCCGCAGTTATTCGGGTTTCGGGGAATCGGGCGCGTGA
- a CDS encoding ABC transporter substrate-binding protein has translation MADNTGNSGKSRKRIAAALVGVAALAVTSACSTTDTTAAPGSGSGSGPATGGAAVVVDAPATTSSSAVYLGARNGEFAKAGVTVQAHNHTSSDSPLVGLLGNAYPIVWDNAADYLLAVQKKLAVTVVGLSDLGRPGQLEVLAKADSPIRSVRDLPGHSVAIPGTTSSCALTIPAQLRAAGLDPKSVKLVPVALPDEGSALQRGIVDTVCAPEPFLSTIRKTVSTRSVSDQFTGPLTDTLVGVYVTTTSYAQQHPDVIASFRKALAAENAALNADPDALRKAVPTFTRVDPSLAAGMKLPGFATNVTDTAPLQKLAELMQQAGMLTSTALPADVMAADR, from the coding sequence ATGGCGGACAACACCGGCAACTCTGGCAAGTCACGGAAACGGATCGCGGCGGCGCTCGTCGGCGTCGCGGCGCTGGCGGTCACCTCGGCGTGCTCGACCACGGACACGACGGCCGCACCCGGCTCGGGTTCGGGCTCCGGCCCGGCCACGGGCGGGGCGGCGGTGGTGGTCGACGCTCCCGCGACCACTTCGTCGTCGGCGGTCTACCTCGGCGCCCGCAACGGCGAGTTCGCCAAGGCCGGCGTCACGGTGCAGGCGCACAACCACACGAGCTCCGACTCGCCGCTGGTGGGCCTGCTCGGCAACGCGTACCCGATCGTCTGGGACAACGCGGCCGACTACCTGCTCGCCGTGCAGAAGAAGCTCGCCGTCACGGTCGTGGGGCTCAGCGACCTCGGCCGGCCGGGCCAGCTCGAGGTGCTCGCCAAGGCCGACTCGCCGATCCGTTCGGTGCGGGACCTGCCCGGCCACAGCGTCGCCATCCCCGGCACGACCTCGAGCTGCGCCCTCACCATCCCCGCGCAGCTGCGGGCGGCGGGGCTGGACCCGAAGTCGGTGAAGCTGGTGCCGGTCGCGCTCCCGGACGAGGGCAGCGCGTTGCAGCGCGGGATCGTCGACACCGTCTGCGCGCCGGAGCCGTTCCTCTCGACGATCCGCAAGACGGTGAGCACTCGCAGCGTCTCCGACCAGTTCACCGGTCCGCTCACCGACACCCTCGTCGGCGTCTACGTGACCACCACGAGCTACGCCCAGCAGCACCCGGACGTGATCGCGTCGTTCCGCAAGGCCCTGGCGGCCGAGAACGCCGCGCTCAACGCCGATCCCGACGCGTTGCGCAAGGCCGTGCCGACGTTCACCCGCGTCGACCCGTCGCTGGCCGCCGGCATGAAGCTGCCCGGGTTCGCCACGAACGTGACCGACACGGCGCCGCTGCAGAAGCTGGCGGAGCTCATGCAGCAGGCCGGGATGCTCACGAGCACGGCGCTGCCGGCCGACGTGATGGCCGCGGACCGCTGA
- a CDS encoding Crp/Fnr family transcriptional regulator yields the protein MNLPGALPPAERFRSAAGGAVVSPFFAGMPADLVAGLLESGTARHCPRGEVIFHTGEHAAFGYLVVAGKVAMGRTTPTGRERLMTLFLPGDPFGITSVFEGNARVSDAVAISDADVIALPAARLREWVLSDPRIGAAVVRFLSAQVRRINETVGSLLNPDISGRVAAGMVELADRIGVRGPDGIRVRHDLTQEQWAHYVGASRESVNKALKDMARLRVVTLESRELVVHDEERLRRKAGR from the coding sequence ATGAACCTGCCCGGCGCCCTTCCGCCCGCGGAGCGTTTCCGCTCCGCGGCGGGTGGCGCGGTCGTGAGCCCGTTCTTCGCGGGGATGCCGGCGGATCTGGTGGCCGGCCTGCTCGAAAGCGGGACGGCGCGGCACTGCCCGCGCGGTGAGGTCATCTTCCACACCGGGGAACACGCGGCGTTCGGCTACCTCGTCGTGGCCGGGAAGGTCGCGATGGGACGGACGACCCCCACCGGCCGCGAGCGGCTGATGACGTTGTTCCTGCCCGGGGACCCGTTCGGCATCACCAGCGTCTTCGAGGGCAACGCCCGCGTGTCCGACGCCGTGGCGATCAGCGACGCCGACGTGATCGCCCTGCCGGCGGCCCGGTTGCGAGAGTGGGTGCTGAGCGACCCGCGGATCGGGGCCGCCGTGGTGCGGTTCCTCTCGGCGCAGGTGCGGCGGATCAACGAGACCGTGGGCTCGCTGCTCAACCCCGACATCAGCGGGCGCGTGGCGGCCGGGATGGTGGAGCTGGCCGACCGCATCGGAGTGCGCGGCCCCGACGGCATCCGTGTGCGGCACGACCTCACGCAGGAGCAGTGGGCGCACTACGTCGGCGCCTCGCGGGAGAGCGTGAACAAGGCGCTGAAGGACATGGCGCGCCTGCGCGTGGTGACGCTGGAGTCGCGTGAGCTCGTGGTGCACGACGAGGAACGGTTGCGGCGCAAGGCCGGCCGCTGA